The Quercus lobata isolate SW786 chromosome 9, ValleyOak3.0 Primary Assembly, whole genome shotgun sequence region TGCAGGAGGACCAAAATGGTAGATCTTATAGTTAGTTAAGCAAATTATGGCCACCAGTTATCCATAAAATCAGAAAGAAACAGGCatggaaaaaaaacaaaaaaacctgaACTACACAGAAAAAGGAAATAtaacagaaagaaagaaataccaggatggattttgtttttaactGACAAGAAAGCGCTCCATAGAGCTCTCTCTTCATTTGTCTCGAAGGCAGCCTCATCAACCTAATAAAGACATATTCATCCATTATAAGGGGATAGGCTAAAAATAAATCCTTAAAGGTATaagatatattttgtaaagAGCATTGTCCCAATATTAagaaatggatttttaaaaaaaaactagtaatgAAACTTTATTGAAGAAAAGGAACTACTTCATGCACACAGGATTCTACAAAAAACAGTCCTAAAGAGAGACAATAAATGAAAGTTACGGTCTAAGAGAAAGAGAATCAATGAAGTTTACAACAGAATGCATCTCACTATGGCCCAAAACATAGgaccattcaaaaaaaattcttaggaAATATGATTTCAGCTGAGTTACCGAGGCATCTACACCCTCAAATGCACATTGATTCCTCTCCCTTCATAAAGTCCACTACAGGAAAAATGGATCTaagttccaaaaaaattaagaaagtttaCCAAACCAATTCCCCCACAACCAGAAAGTAGCTCAACACTCTTGGGAATACCAAATGAGCCCCAAATGCAGAAAAGGTGCAAGTCCACAATTCATAAGCAATGTCACAATGCAACATATGATATACAGTTTTTCCATTGCTTCTGCACACGCAAAATCAATTACTAGAGTGATCTCATTCTTATTTAGATTGTCACCGGTTAGAATATCTCCCATGCTGTGGCCCAGACAAAAATGTTTCCCCTTTTGGAGCATTTTGTGCACCAAATACTTTTTCCAAGGAAATGTCATTTCCCTTGTGCCCCTTAAAGCATCACAGTATGAGCAAACATCAAACTGACCATAACTAGTCAACCTCCAGTTCATTCGATCCAGACCCTCACTATTGGGAATAAGATACAAACTGAACAAACATGACTCATTTACAAACTCAGGTAGAGGTATACAAGTACATGGGTTGACACAAACATGACTCATTTAATAATTGTGTCAACACACCTCAACCCCAACACAACGTGTGTGTTAAGAGAGTTAACACAAGACAACCTACGTAACATGCTTAATAAACAAGTCTTGTTGAATTGActaaaaaattgacatgtttttctattttataagcacataaattataatatttataaagaaATATACTTCAATTAAAGTACTAATAACATATAATTGAGAAGTTCTTAATTCAACATGGTGAACTTCCATCCTAATGTAGAaatacaaaacataaaaaaatcaatattagatgagagcttctttttttttttttttggggggggggaaaaatgttatgaacagTTATTCACAATAGAATTTACCAATATAGacattaaaattcatttaattactCAATTCTATATTTGAATTCTAATGTGTGTTGGATACAAAAGACAATTATAATATGGGTTAAACATGTTCGTGTCAAACGGATCAACTTGCTTTGACAAAAATAATGAACTAGGTCATTTCAAGTTAATTGTGGATGAAATGACACAGAATTGACCCAGTTCATGATCGTGTCAAAGTAGGTTTACCCTCTTTGACATGAACCCATTTACACTAAATACTAATCCACAAAAAATTGAGTTGTGTTCATAGATCATGTCAAACTATGTCACCGAATAACATTACTCTTCTACTTGAGAATATAAATCACTCAGAATTTGGACCAGGTCCCCTGGAGCTATTTTAGAATGTTAATCAGCATTCTGAAGAGGAGATTATTGCTCCACCTTGATATTGTTGTAGCTCCAGTACActttaaaatacatatatatataataattagatAGTTAAACTTCAACTAAACTAAGCAACCTTAAACAATCAACACTAACTTatccaattattattatttttaaatcaacatTAAATAAAAAGCAAGTGATTTCCAATTATAAACAACCCGGCCTTCAAATCTACTAAAACCTTGAGGTAGACACCCCATCAAGCATAAATTCTTAAACCATCCTCTGCACAATAAAGATAAGAACATTTGAACCCTAACAAATATCATTGCATACTTCCCACAACATGCTCCACATAACTGACCAAAGGCAGCTAATTCAATGATAAATGGAGCTGGGAGAGTTCATGATATGGATACCCCAAACCAGGCGCTAATATCAGTCAAGCTGAGAGATGGAATTATACTATATCATTTGAACTAAGTAATTTTGTTGTCGGAGAAGcagcaaaagaaaatgaaaatccacTGTGTGACTGACATTGGACCAACACATGCTTaacataaacacacaaaaattatattGCCCTTCTGGTTTTTACAACATGCACCACCAATTAAGCCCTAAAAATACCTTTGGCAAAGAGGCAATGGACATCTGAAATGGTTACACATGCAAAGAATCAAGCTAGACATgtcaaaaatgtaaaaaacgaaaaaaaaatatatatgtaatacAAAATACAGAAAAGATGTCTGTGCTTGAACACTAGAAGGACGGGTAGCCACACACTCACACCATAGAACATcttaaaacaattaaacaaacaaTGACAAGCACTGCTACACATGTCAGAATGTAAACAGACAAAAATAGACCTATGAAAATACAAAGTCAGGAACTAGATAAATTTCAGGCCTAAAAGATAAGGCTTCTAtagtagaaagaaaaaggtaCCTCCATATCAGGGTCCACTTCCTTTCCACGGACAATTCTTGTTGGACGAGAATATGCTTCAACAACCTTTGGAAAAAGATTGCCTCTTGACAAGGAAGCCATCTAGAACCAATTTTTTTAGACCATTAAAAACTAATACATAGttcaagaaaattgtaaaaatgtaaaagaaatatCTCCCATATAAGTCCGTTTTCTTTAAAGTAAATATTTAGAAAAGGCACTGAAGCCATGTATATGCAATagatttttgtaattaaatcttttactcaagaaaaagagaccaaaaaaaaaaggaaagaaagaaagaaaaagaaaaccattttAGAGCAAGGATTGCAAAAGATGGTAGATAAAGAAATTTAAGGGTATCAATATCATATCCTAATCCCAGCTCACAGATCAGTGCCTCCTGGCAGCTTCTGGTATCTATCTATGGTATCTCTGAAAATTACAACCACATTGATCtaagagatttattattttcaagaaaGAGTGCAGGACTGcataaagaaaagaatttttttagcATAACTTTAATGTGGTGGTTGAATCTATTAAGTAGTTATTTGCAGCAGACACTGGTCAATATATACTAAAAAGGAGTATAAAAAACGTCATTTACCTTATTTGCTGACTTTGCTGCTAGAGAAGGCAAGTTTGCCCGCTCTGCAAGGATAGAACGAACCACTTCTGAGCTTATTCCCTTATCAACCTGTAACCAAATCACAGCCAATTTGTCTAAAAGTGAGCTCAACATCTTGTCAGAATATATTACATGTCCTCAAATAACATACTCTgattattaacaaaaattaatttacagGATTAAAAATTGCAATGAGTAAATAATAACAGTAAGCCAAACAGATTATCTGACATAATACAGTTTAAAAAAAGCTTATATTACTGGAAACTACCACAATTGAACATATAGAAAATTTGGGGAGTAGAAAACATGCACATCTCccttttcaaccaaaaaaaggaGAATACCAGATCTAATGATTGTTTCAATAAGTAGCTGGAGATGGCTGTAACCTCTTAAACATTATGAATTCAATCTATTGTAAAGACTTCAAGTATGGTTAGTTTCCTCACCAATGGTCTTTGAACCAAATGACATCTCCTGTCCTCATGAATAAGGGGTGGAGGTTAAGGTTACCGGTTCAATTTACCATAGGTGTGACCGTGTGAGTAGTGTTTACCTAGCAAGATAAGTTTGGATCAGTACATCTTCCTTTCTACACACTTATTCTGGGTGGCGTGcccattttcttttatattttccagATGAGCATGGTGGATAATCAGCTATATAAACTGAACGTCAGAATTTGCAGTCACTGGTCAAGCATTAACCACATTTTTGTTCAAGATAAATGTATTCAGACAAACTATGAAGAGTAGGCAAAATTTCTGTGAAGTATTGgtactaaaagtctaaaaccatgccTCTCAGCCACTGCTGTCATAGCTCAGCAGAGAAGGCAACAAGAGCAGAATGGGGAAGGAGTCTTAGGTTTGAGTCTTAACACTATGCCCCAATAGTACCATTCCTTGTTTTCtgttgaatatattatttttagcagaaaataaaaacctaaaaaaataaggaaaacatTCTGGCAAATGAAAAGATGCATAAGTTTTGTTAAGCAAAGAACTCCATAATATAAAGATTACACACCAGAAATTGCTCCAGTCTCCGAGTAACAAATTGAAGTACCTGAAAAGAAAGATGCAACAATCATAATTGGATGCCCATAACAGCtgtaaacaaatttataagcattgccaaaggccttgtaactgaattggcacctccccatgcacaaagtgtttgggggtctaggggggaaagggttcgagctgcGGAGTTAGcagtatgttgtaattatttctcaaaaaaacaaatttataagcATGATGATGAATCCAAATTAATTGCAAGGGATGGCATATATAAGAGTTGTTCATATATAGTAGCAATCAAGAAACACATGCAGAAGTAGAGTAACAGAAACCTACTCAAATAATCAGTTGTATGCCATTATGTGGCAATGGTATTTATAGTGGTAACCATAGGAACTGTGATGTCAAATTTTGATACAACTCTAAAAGGGTGTTTGTACTTACATCCTCTATTGTACTGGCATCTACTTGAATGGGTTGGACTTCAGCAGCGAGTTCCAAAGCTTGTTTTAGATCCAGATTTTTATCCTTTTCTACCAACAGTTGGACCTAAAAGAAGCAAATTCAGCATAATTGAGTATAATTATCACAGCCTCACAGCATTAAGATAATAATAACTTACAAGACCATAAGAGATTCTTCGTAGGCCAAATGGATCATTGGTGGAACTAGGCTGACAACCGGCAGCAAATAAGCCAACAAGGCTATCTAATCTGCAGAAAACATATTACATGAAGACAAACTGCAAGCAGAGTATCCTTGTTGAAAAGAGTAAGCATCTGGTGCAGTTTAATAATCTTCTCTTACAAACTCATGTCTAACCCAGGACTAAAACTACCCCCTCCCCATCACTCACCCCCCCAGACCCCTTTCCAAATAAAAAGGATGACAATACATTAGAGAATCTATGCATGCATGCCATACAAAGGAACTGTGCCTGTTCTAGGGCATTAGGCTATTTGAGCAAGATCTGATGACTTTATGGACCATTTTTTACCCACTACGGAGAGATCTTCAGCTGTTTTTGCATATTAGGGCGTTAGGTAATTGAGAAAGAAACTGAAATCCCACTTCTTTTAcaatttagaataatttttgGCATAGACAACTCAAATGCTCTTATCAAGTCTTATTCATTCAACTTCTTCAGTGGACCTTGAGAAAAATTTTACCTACGAAAACAAACCATGCTTTTCTCGCCAGATTGCAACTCCATCCAGTTGGTTTtgcttttttaatctttttcccCCACTTTTTTTATAAGcactaaaaattttattaaaggacaaaatataaatacagAGGATGAAAATACTACATcctttgaagaaattacaactgaatattcaaaaatgaaatccaagaaagaatCACAATGTAAACTGCCCAAAATGCACCACAAGTCAAACAATAAATGCAGGAAAATGTTTTAAAGTaagtttcttctttcttttttcttctttaactaATACACCATATGCCCAAAAAAGGAGAGAACTATAAGCCCTCTTTATtcagttttaaaaattttaagcatttttgaGCAAACACATAAACTCATATGGTATACATTTAATTTATCCAAAGTAAAATTTTAGGTCAAACTACAATATTGGTCCTCAAACTATGCATCTGCCTGAACTCTCAATAGTTTCAAAGTTCTGGAAGTTCTGAAAATGTCTCAATGTGCCTTTACcctaacttttattaatatgtgaaTGGCAATCACTGACGTAGCACGTGTTTCTTCAAGTCGTTATAATACTCATGACATGTTAGGCCACATGCAGGTCTCACATAATCAGAATATATTGAGATATGTGaacttaaaattaaagaatgtaaaacaaatagaaaatatttgtgGACCCTAAACCCTTAttttttgagagcaccatgTGGCTTTACTTATTATATCAACATTATAAAGtcatatacaaaaaaaatttgccacatcaacaattgTCTTTTGTGTTGTGATGGAAAGGTAGGGTAAGGATAATATTGACTTGATTTTAAAACTTCATAATTAAATTGAAACAATTGATAGTTTAAAGATTAATTTCATATCTAACACATAGTTCAAATACCAATATTGCATTTTgacctaaattttatttagcaACCAATGAGCCTGAAAGGGATAAGTAAATGAACTTATGATTTGAGTTTCACCTGTCAGCAATTGCCAAAACTATCCCTGCATCAGTTGCCGGAAGAATGTCCCCAGAAAATCTAGGAAGTGTGATTTCATACAATGCCTCTGCAACCTGCAACACACAAAGCACAGAAACTGAAACAAAAACAGAGTATATTATATTAAGTAGCACATGTGAGGGAATTATACATAAATTcctaacaaaaaagaaaaaaaatacataaatgaAACCCGAAAAGAAGAAATAACAATTAAAAGTAAGATGAACCTGCTCTGGATAGCCATCTCTAATAGCATAATGGCGGGCCATTATTCCTGCGAGAGAAGTAAATTCTGTGACAACCGCAGTAGCAAGATCTGACATAGCAAGTGATGCAGCAACCTGAAGAACTTGAAGCATATCTTCATCAATTTGCAGAGCAGAACCTAGTTTGGTAACCATATTCTGAATGCGAGTCATCTTGTCCAGCATTGTTCCTAGTTTCTCCTATTGTATTTCAAGTTATCAAGATGTAAGAGCTATTAGAGAAGGGAACAGTGTCAATTCATCATCAATCAGATATAATTCCAGCACTTTCAAAAATCACTTTTGATCTTAAAGTTTCCCCCACCCCCTTTTCtttcaggggaaaaaaatccACTGAGCACTACAAGCTTACAAGAGTTtgttcaattattatataaacgAAACAGTGTTAAAAAACAGTTACATGCTGAACTTTCTAATTCAAAGAAGACAACAGCAAAATTCTCTAATTCCCAAACATATCATCTCTCCTTTCTcatggattaaaaaaagaaagaaataaccTACATGGAAAAGAATCCCTTTCAATTTACTTCGgaattctgaaatttttttacgtGTATccatctcataaaaaaatttagcatctTCATAGCGAGCTCTGCACAAAAATGAAACGCTTTGTCTCATATGACAGCTCAATACAAGAATAAGATGGAAGGCATAATAACAGTAATTCCAAAAACATATGCAAGCACTCAAAGTAGATTCATGAGAATTGaaatttcatgcaaaaatggATAGGCTCAGAAACACCACACCAAAACCTTATGCCCGTGGGACTCACACTAGGTAATGGCTGTAAAATACCATTTTAAAACCTTATGCCTGCAGGACTCACAATAGGCAATGGCCTTAAAATAACATACAGACAGAAACTTGGACCTAATTTGCCTTGTCAAAACATCTACAACTTCTGATTTAggtggagaaaaaagaaatcactTCTAAAAAGATCTATAGAATTTTTCCTTTGCCAAAAGAAATTTAAGGAGCTATGAGAAGTTTAACAGATCATATCCTCCTCTAttgaccaaagaaaaaaaaaggtgaaccAGTGAGAACCTTGTTTACCTGAGTACTGCTTCATTTCCTTTTCTCACTACAGTCTCATCAATTGCACCATTTGCCacctaaaagaaaaactcaTGTCACCACACTACTTACAAACAGATCAACCTTGACActttaagaggaaaaaaaaaggttataatGTAGATATAACTGGTAAGAATGTCTCACAGCAATGAAGTATGGCAATAGCCTTCCAGTGTCATCACTAATAGCAAAGTATTTTTGGTGCTTCTGCATAACCTGCATAATCGTACATAACAGTCAACAAATGATGCACAAATTTCTAACCCCACATTAAAAGTCTGATAAACTTTTAACATCTTACCATAGTTAGAAGGTCTTTTGGAAGCTCTAAGAAGGACTCTTTAAACTTCCCAAGTACTGGAACAGGCGCCTCAACAAGATTTACAACCTAAAATATTACGCAAACAGATATACTAAGAACTTTGTTTTTGCCCAGAAGTAAGCACAGTTCAAGAACATGCCTATTGAACAAATTTCAAAAGAGAACACATCTATAACCTCATCAAGTAAGCCCTCCTTAAAAAGTATTTGTCCATTGATACTTTTTGCTAACACATTAGAGTGCTCCAAAATCTTTTTCTTACGTTCCTGTAAGAGAAAACAAATCATTCAGAAATTAAGTTTTGCTAATTctatacttctttttttctttttctttttttggaaaagaatacaagaaaaatgtttttagcTATCCATAGTTTTGCAGAAAGTAGAAAAAGCAAGTTACTTCATAATACCTCAATTTCAACATTGATTCCAGCATTCCTCATAACTTTAGCATAAGATTCTGCACTTTCTACCTGTGAATAGTTTTGTGGAGCTTTGACTTAATCAAGCATCTTAGACTTGGAAAACAAAGAGCAACACCTAACACAACCCACCCCTCTCCCCGCACAGGACAAAACACACCCACACTCACCTTTAGAAGTCCAGGAATATAAAATCCACAAATTAAATAGGTATACTAAGAAATCATCAATATGAACAGATAAAAGAAATCATAATGTGGGAAATAGAGTGATATAGCCCTCAAGCAACATTCACAAATACTGTTAAGATAGAATCTACCAAAGGGAGGAAAAAGAGACATGGCCAAAATTTGtactaaaaaagaattaaatgaTTTGTAGCCACTTATTTGCAAACCTAATAGAGTGCAAATTAAAGGCTATAAtcaaaattgtgaatttaaaacaaaaatcttcaGATCTGTATAAAACAGGACAATTATACAAGCGAACAAAATTGGCCGCAGCTCAATCAGTTGTACTTTCTTTGATAAGATTTGGCCCCAAGAGCAGGAAGAAGGGGAAATTTGAACTCGTAACCTAACCTCCACATTATGAGCTGTGGTCCTCAGCCGATTGTGCTACCCTTTGAGGTAGCCAATTAGTTATCTctaaaggaagaaaggaaagatATCCGCATTGATCTTTGTGTGTGTATTGACTATGGGTTATATGATGAACACAAAAGATAACGCGGTCAATCCTGTCACAGTTTTTCTATATTCCCTTCAATAAGAAAATTGATTCACTCGAGATTTGAGTAGTTAGATCAACCTTTGGGGAGGGGgagataattatttttgtaagatATACATGACTACATATACAGATACATAaaccaaaaatgaaatagataccTAAGTAGTCCAAGTAAAATGCAGAGGAAGCTGATTTtggaaactgaaaaataaaaaaaagtataaattttacCCACATACCATGAGAGTAGCTGAAGGAGTATTACGAAGGCCATAAGACAGGTTGCCActacatccaaaaaaaaaaaattaagcacacTGTATAAATACACACAAAAGGAAAAACCAAATCCACAAACAACTTTTATATGCATTTCCCCCTAATAAGCCAAACGATAAGATGCATTTTAGCCAGTGATTTAACCACAAAAGGAATAACTCTAGACAAAACAAGCCATGCACCACAAAGTTCTATTCTGCCCTTCTCTTTTGGCATTGAAACTGTCTTTTCTAGAGGAAACATGCATCTATTGTCAGCACATAACCAAATCAAGCAACTTGTTGACCAACATGAACTTTCTGAATAGTCTACAAatgcttttttctttagtatttttttataatcctgttagcttttttttttttttttttgaaaacttgagtATTAACCCATGGACTAAATTTACATAATAGGTTGGGTTGCATCAATCTACTAGTAAAAATTTCTCCtcaaaataactaataaaaaataaagcttcAGGCACCTATAGATGAACCCCACATTGCTAAGAAGGGAGGATGGATGATAGTTTATAGGTTTCCAAGCTACCTTGGGAGTTGTGGGGTGGGCTAAAAATGTACAATTATGAGCCTCATCCTCCCCTTCTCTCCTTCTCAGAATATtcttttaagtaaaatatttcatttgaaaaaaaaaagatcctctCCTCAAAATTATTTGgtgaaaatcaaatttctaGCATCAGTGCCTTGATCTCCAAAGGTAATTCATTTCCTCCANNNNNNNNNNNNNNNNNNNNNNNNNNNNNNNNNNNNNNNNNNNNNNNNNNNNNNNNNNNNNNNNNNNNNNNNNNNNNNNNNNNNNNNNNNNNNNNNNNNNNNNNNNNNNNNNNNNNNNNNNNNNNNNNNNNNNNNNNNNNNNNNNNNNNNNNNNNNNNNNNNNNNNNNNNNNNNNNNNNNNNNNNNNNNNNNNNNNNNNNNNNNNNNNNNNNNNNNNNNNNNNNNNNNNNNNNNNNNNNNNNNNNNNNNNNNNNNNNNNNNNNNNNNNNNNNNNNNNNNNNNNN contains the following coding sequences:
- the LOC115961451 gene encoding glycine--tRNA ligase, chloroplastic/mitochondrial 2-like, yielding MLAQGRILGVSQAKTQTQHGSGNLSYGLRNTPSATLMVESAESYAKVMRNAGINVEIEERKKKILEHSNVLAKSINGQILFKEGLLDEVVNLVEAPVPVLGKFKESFLELPKDLLTMVMQKHQKYFAISDDTGRLLPYFIAVANGAIDETVVRKGNEAVLRARYEDAKFFYEMDTRKKISEFRSKLKGILFHEKLGTMLDKMTRIQNMVTKLGSALQIDEDMLQVLQVAASLAMSDLATAVVTEFTSLAGIMARHYAIRDGYPEQVAEALYEITLPRFSGDILPATDAGIVLAIADRLDSLVGLFAAGCQPSSTNDPFGLRRISYGLVQLLVEKDKNLDLKQALELAAEVQPIQVDASTIEDVLQFVTRRLEQFLVDKGISSEVVRSILAERANLPSLAAKSANKMASLSRGNLFPKVVEAYSRPTRIVRGKEVDPDMEVDEAAFETNEERALWSAFLSVKNKIHPGIEIDDFVEISSQLVQPLEEFFNHVFVMVEEERIRKNRLALLRDIADLPRGIADLSVLPGF